Proteins from a single region of Pseudarthrobacter sp. NIBRBAC000502772:
- a CDS encoding GntR family transcriptional regulator, with translation MTTAGPFPGTWKPNQSSTVALFEQLRLHVIRLADSGALPPGTKLPAVRTLAGLLDVAPHTVARAYKELEAAGVVATKGRNGTVVCARDERADALSLAANSYASVAKAQGASFAEAVQLLAAAYDAD, from the coding sequence ATGACAACAGCCGGTCCGTTCCCCGGAACCTGGAAGCCCAACCAGTCCAGCACGGTGGCACTGTTTGAACAGCTGCGCCTGCATGTGATCCGCCTCGCGGACAGCGGGGCCCTTCCGCCGGGAACCAAGCTGCCGGCGGTGCGGACCCTGGCGGGGCTGCTGGACGTCGCGCCCCACACGGTGGCGAGGGCGTACAAGGAGCTGGAGGCAGCCGGTGTCGTGGCCACGAAGGGCAGGAACGGCACTGTGGTGTGCGCGCGTGATGAGCGGGCGGATGCGCTCTCCCTGGCCGCCAACTCCTATGCGTCAGTGGCCAAGGCCCAAGGTGCCAGCTTTGCGGAAGCAGTCCAGCTGCTGGCTGCAGCCTACGACGCCGACTAG
- a CDS encoding ABC transporter ATP-binding protein, which yields MLFGLMTRLLAGHKGAVTAIVALQLVQTAGNLLLPTINAAIIDDGIVAGNTPEIFRLGTVMVLIAAVQASAAIAAGYFGAVVAMKLGHQLRGEVFSRIQSLSTQEIAAFGTQSLVTRATNDTQQIQSFAVLVFTMLVAAPVMAAGGVLLAWQQDMVLSSVVMVIMPILLLIMYLIVRRLVPLYRQGQELLDRTGELFREQIIGANVIRAFVRQGHETRRFAKTNSSLTGNNLQSSLLVAGMLPLIMIVVNLSSVAVVWFGGHRVYDGGMKIGALTAFIAYILQILLAIMMAMYVFMTAPRAAACAERLGAVLNAKPSVQDHKAPQETRPGGSLEGGSVSFRNVSFSYPGAENPVLEDISFTARPGTTVAIVGSTGSGKSTLLSLVPRFLDATAGTISIGGRNICSMPLDLLRRTMAVVPQLSHLFSGTIADNLRVAAPEATEGQLWEAMETAQAAGFVRALPRGIDTEVGQGGTNLSGGQRQRLCIARALLRRVPVYLFDDSFSALDFATEARVRDALEIALEGAVVIVVAERISTAAGAGQILVLDDGRLVAQGTHLQLLETSATYREIAESQLALDDAP from the coding sequence ATGCTTTTCGGCTTGATGACCCGGCTGCTGGCTGGCCACAAGGGCGCCGTAACCGCGATCGTTGCTCTCCAGCTTGTCCAGACCGCAGGCAACCTGCTGCTGCCCACCATCAACGCCGCCATCATCGACGACGGCATCGTTGCGGGGAACACGCCGGAAATCTTCCGCCTGGGCACTGTCATGGTTCTCATAGCTGCGGTCCAGGCTTCGGCGGCCATCGCCGCGGGCTACTTCGGGGCAGTGGTTGCCATGAAGCTCGGGCACCAGCTGCGCGGCGAGGTCTTCAGCAGGATCCAGTCGCTTTCTACGCAGGAAATCGCAGCCTTCGGCACGCAAAGCCTCGTTACCAGGGCCACCAACGACACCCAGCAGATCCAGTCGTTCGCCGTCCTGGTCTTCACCATGCTTGTGGCGGCCCCCGTGATGGCGGCCGGGGGCGTGTTACTGGCGTGGCAGCAGGACATGGTGCTTTCAAGCGTCGTGATGGTCATCATGCCAATACTTCTGCTCATCATGTATCTCATCGTCCGGCGCCTCGTTCCCCTGTACCGGCAGGGGCAGGAGCTGCTGGACCGAACGGGGGAGCTCTTTCGTGAGCAGATCATCGGCGCGAATGTGATCCGTGCCTTCGTCAGGCAGGGACACGAAACACGCCGGTTTGCGAAGACCAACAGCAGCCTCACGGGAAACAACCTTCAGTCGTCGCTGCTCGTGGCCGGCATGCTGCCGCTGATCATGATTGTGGTCAATCTGTCGTCGGTGGCCGTGGTGTGGTTCGGTGGTCACCGGGTTTACGACGGCGGGATGAAGATTGGTGCCCTCACGGCCTTTATCGCCTACATCCTGCAGATTCTCCTGGCAATCATGATGGCCATGTACGTGTTCATGACGGCTCCGCGTGCCGCTGCCTGCGCGGAACGGCTGGGTGCCGTGCTCAACGCGAAACCGTCAGTCCAGGACCACAAGGCGCCCCAGGAGACCCGCCCTGGGGGCTCCCTTGAGGGCGGCAGCGTCAGTTTCAGGAATGTCAGCTTCTCCTACCCCGGCGCCGAAAATCCGGTACTGGAAGACATCAGCTTCACAGCCCGGCCAGGAACCACTGTTGCCATCGTCGGCTCAACAGGGAGCGGAAAGTCGACACTCCTGAGCCTGGTGCCCCGGTTCCTGGACGCCACGGCCGGAACCATCAGCATCGGCGGCCGGAACATCTGCTCGATGCCCCTGGACCTCCTGCGCCGGACCATGGCTGTGGTGCCGCAACTGTCGCACCTCTTCTCCGGAACCATCGCCGACAACCTGCGCGTCGCAGCTCCGGAGGCAACCGAGGGCCAGCTTTGGGAAGCCATGGAGACAGCCCAGGCCGCCGGCTTCGTCCGTGCGCTGCCACGGGGGATTGACACGGAGGTCGGGCAAGGCGGAACGAATCTCTCCGGCGGCCAGCGGCAGCGTCTCTGCATAGCGCGGGCCCTCCTGCGGCGGGTCCCCGTCTATCTCTTTGACGACAGCTTTTCCGCGCTGGACTTCGCCACCGAGGCCCGGGTCCGGGATGCCCTGGAGATTGCCCTTGAGGGTGCAGTGGTCATTGTCGTGGCGGAACGGATCTCCACCGCTGCCGGGGCCGGCCAGATCCTGGTGCTTGACGACGGCCGGCTGGTTGCCCAGGGAACACACCTGCAACTGCTGGAGACGTCTGCCACCTACCGGGAAATCGCCGAGTCCCAACTGGCGCTGGACGACGCGCCATGA
- a CDS encoding ABC transporter ATP-binding protein, with product MTASPGARASEGFWPTARRVLALLRPSRGRMLGAIAATCAFVALNVAAPHYLGDATDVVVDGVYSGALDGQRLGLLLAAVAAMYIGASLFNWIQGALTAGAVHGLMYRLRASVQDKLHRLPSTYFQEQSRGDVLSRVTNDIDNISQALSQVLTQLIMSVLMLCGALAMMLWISPLLALIALVSVPLSTLITVMVARKSQAHFARQWTETGELNAHVEEFVTGHEVIKAFGYQDQAAAVFKASNDRLARASARAQYSSGVVQPLMVLIANINYIAVAVVGALQVTTGVMTIGGIQAFIQFSRLFTQPVGQIGGMLNVIQSCVASARRVFDLLDAAEIPAEPESDGHKPGQEGRIVFSDVTFGYARADPVVRGLSFTVEPGRTVAIVGHTGAGKTTVVNLLMRFYEVDAGRITIGGTDIADIPRDVLRKGFGVVLQDAWLFSGTIRENIEYGRPGATDAEITAAAEASHVDHLIRSLPAGYETMLGNGGEPLSQGQRQLISIARAQLADRTVLVLDEATSSVDSRTEVLIRQAMQRLRCGKTSFVIAHRLSTVRDADLILVMDHGRIAEQGTHRSLLAANGRYARLYNAQFAGRPGRAGTLEAGR from the coding sequence ATGACCGCTTCGCCCGGCGCCCGGGCATCCGAAGGATTCTGGCCCACAGCGCGCCGGGTCCTCGCGTTGCTGCGCCCGTCCAGGGGGCGGATGCTGGGTGCAATTGCGGCCACCTGCGCTTTTGTTGCCCTCAACGTCGCGGCGCCGCACTACCTTGGTGATGCCACCGATGTGGTGGTGGATGGGGTCTACAGCGGAGCGCTCGACGGGCAGCGCCTGGGACTCCTGCTGGCCGCCGTTGCCGCGATGTACATCGGCGCTTCGCTGTTCAACTGGATCCAGGGAGCGCTGACGGCCGGCGCGGTTCACGGGCTGATGTATCGCCTCCGGGCATCGGTTCAAGACAAGCTGCACCGGCTTCCTTCCACGTACTTCCAAGAGCAGTCCAGGGGTGATGTCCTGAGCCGCGTCACCAATGACATCGACAATATTTCGCAAGCGCTCAGCCAGGTCCTCACACAGCTGATCATGTCTGTCCTGATGCTGTGCGGCGCCTTGGCCATGATGCTGTGGATCTCGCCGCTCCTGGCCCTGATCGCGCTTGTTTCGGTGCCATTGTCCACCCTTATCACCGTTATGGTGGCCCGGAAGTCCCAAGCGCATTTTGCCCGCCAGTGGACCGAAACGGGTGAGTTGAACGCGCACGTGGAGGAGTTTGTCACCGGGCACGAAGTTATTAAGGCCTTCGGGTACCAGGACCAGGCAGCGGCAGTCTTCAAGGCAAGCAACGACCGCCTGGCCCGGGCATCCGCACGGGCCCAGTATTCCTCCGGCGTTGTCCAGCCGTTGATGGTCCTTATCGCCAATATCAACTACATCGCGGTGGCGGTGGTGGGGGCGCTCCAGGTCACCACGGGGGTCATGACCATCGGCGGGATCCAGGCATTCATCCAGTTCAGCCGGCTTTTCACCCAGCCTGTGGGCCAGATCGGCGGCATGCTCAACGTCATCCAGTCCTGCGTGGCTTCGGCGCGCCGTGTGTTCGACCTGCTCGACGCCGCGGAGATACCTGCAGAGCCCGAAAGTGACGGTCACAAACCCGGTCAGGAAGGGCGGATTGTGTTCAGTGATGTCACTTTCGGCTATGCCAGGGCTGACCCGGTGGTCCGTGGACTGTCGTTCACTGTGGAACCGGGCCGGACGGTCGCGATTGTCGGGCACACGGGCGCCGGCAAGACCACCGTTGTCAACCTGCTCATGCGGTTCTATGAGGTCGACGCCGGCAGGATCACCATCGGGGGTACTGACATTGCCGACATTCCGCGGGACGTCCTGCGGAAGGGATTCGGGGTTGTGCTGCAGGATGCCTGGCTGTTTTCCGGCACCATCAGGGAGAACATCGAATACGGCCGGCCGGGAGCCACGGACGCGGAGATCACTGCGGCAGCCGAGGCGAGCCACGTGGACCACCTCATCAGGTCGCTGCCGGCCGGCTACGAGACGATGCTGGGCAACGGGGGAGAGCCGCTCAGCCAGGGCCAGCGCCAGCTGATCTCCATCGCCCGGGCGCAGTTGGCGGACCGCACCGTGCTGGTCCTGGATGAGGCCACCAGTTCGGTGGATTCCCGGACCGAGGTCCTGATCCGCCAGGCCATGCAGAGGTTGCGCTGTGGAAAAACAAGTTTTGTGATCGCCCACCGTTTGTCCACGGTCCGGGACGCTGATCTAATTCTGGTCATGGACCACGGACGCATTGCAGAGCAGGGAACCCATCGAAGCCTCCTGGCGGCCAACGGCCGCTATGCACGGCTCTACAACGCCCAGTTCGCCGGACGCCCGGGCCGCGCCGGCACGTTGGAGGCCGGACGATGA
- a CDS encoding trans-aconitate 2-methyltransferase, whose amino-acid sequence MKWDPVKYVQFGDYRDRPFFDLTGRIQADRPQHVVDLGCGPGNLTATLARRWPEAQVAGLDSSREMLDKAAAHAARHAGLSFGLADIAAWTPPAETDVVVTNAALQWVPGHQEMLAGWLAALKPGAWFAMQVPGNFNAPSHALLRELAGSARWSPQLDGVLRGGESVGEPADYLSVMLDAGCTADAWETTYQQVLTGTDPVLDWVRGTALRPVAAALSAEDGHVFEAEYAAALRAAYPATAHGTVFPFRRIFAVAQKQPRA is encoded by the coding sequence GTGAAGTGGGACCCCGTAAAGTACGTCCAGTTCGGCGATTACCGTGACCGGCCGTTTTTCGACCTGACGGGGCGGATCCAGGCCGATCGGCCACAGCACGTTGTGGACCTGGGATGTGGTCCGGGAAACCTCACGGCCACCCTTGCCCGGAGATGGCCGGAAGCGCAAGTGGCGGGGCTCGATTCGTCCAGGGAGATGCTGGACAAGGCCGCCGCGCACGCCGCCAGGCATGCGGGCCTCAGCTTCGGGCTGGCGGATATCGCAGCCTGGACGCCCCCGGCTGAAACGGACGTGGTGGTCACCAATGCCGCGCTTCAGTGGGTGCCGGGGCATCAGGAGATGCTGGCGGGCTGGCTGGCGGCGCTCAAGCCCGGTGCCTGGTTCGCCATGCAGGTGCCGGGGAACTTCAATGCCCCGTCCCATGCCCTGCTGCGGGAACTTGCAGGTTCGGCACGGTGGTCGCCCCAGCTCGACGGCGTACTTCGCGGTGGAGAGTCTGTGGGGGAGCCCGCAGACTACCTCAGCGTCATGCTGGACGCGGGCTGCACGGCAGACGCCTGGGAAACCACCTACCAGCAGGTCCTCACAGGGACGGATCCGGTGCTGGACTGGGTGCGCGGCACGGCGTTGCGCCCGGTCGCGGCGGCTCTTTCGGCCGAGGACGGGCACGTCTTTGAAGCGGAGTATGCTGCAGCCCTGCGGGCCGCATACCCGGCAACGGCACATGGCACGGTGTTTCCGTTCCGGCGGATCTTTGCCGTGGCGCAAAAGCAGCCACGCGCATAA
- a CDS encoding HAD hydrolase-like protein, protein MTQTTVPVIFDLDGTLVDPAGGISGGIAAALAAAGLPVPGQDVLNSMIGPKLSDALRSVCKVPAEMLDEVIRTYRQYYLATGIAESRLYPGIREALETFAAEGRPVAVATQKPEGLAQIVLRHHGIANLFQSIRGSADNESSTDGPVGKADIIAAALADLSTQHAVMVGDRAQDVAGAIGNGLDCIGVGWGFAHDGELEEAGAVTVVDTTAGMVAAIGRLEAIHAAAMSEVRNDGAV, encoded by the coding sequence GTGACTCAAACAACAGTGCCCGTGATCTTTGACCTGGACGGCACTCTTGTCGATCCGGCCGGCGGAATATCCGGCGGAATCGCAGCAGCCCTTGCCGCCGCAGGTCTGCCGGTTCCTGGCCAGGACGTCCTGAACTCGATGATCGGCCCCAAACTCAGCGACGCACTCCGGAGTGTCTGCAAGGTTCCGGCCGAGATGCTCGACGAGGTCATCCGGACGTACCGGCAGTACTACCTCGCCACTGGGATAGCCGAGAGCCGGCTGTACCCCGGGATCAGGGAAGCGCTGGAGACCTTCGCGGCCGAAGGCAGGCCAGTGGCCGTCGCCACGCAGAAGCCCGAAGGGCTGGCCCAGATCGTGCTGCGGCACCACGGCATCGCCAACCTGTTCCAGTCCATCAGGGGCTCGGCAGACAACGAATCCTCAACGGATGGTCCGGTGGGGAAGGCAGACATCATCGCCGCGGCCCTGGCTGACCTCTCCACCCAGCACGCCGTTATGGTGGGTGACCGCGCCCAGGATGTGGCGGGCGCCATCGGGAACGGGCTTGACTGCATCGGTGTGGGCTGGGGTTTCGCTCACGACGGCGAACTCGAAGAAGCCGGGGCCGTCACCGTGGTGGACACCACCGCGGGCATGGTCGCCGCCATCGGGCGCCTCGAAGCAATCCACGCTGCCGCGATGAGTGAGGTGCGCAACGATGGCGCTGTTTGA
- a CDS encoding RNA helicase has product MKLVDQLPVLSASDPSGAGIDPDALYTQFLEWTESRGLELYAAQDEAIMELATGANVILATPTGSGKSLVAIAAHFQAMARGQRSYYTAPIKALVSEKFFALCDIFGAENVGMITGDSGVNQNAPIICCTAEILANIALREGADAELGAVIMDEFHFYSDPQRGWAWQVPLLELPQAQFLLMSATLGDVSRFEAGITELTGRPTTTVSSAERPIPLHYYYHQTPVHETLEELLSTRQVPAYVVHFSQIEAIDRAQTLMSINVCTREEKDRIAELIANFRFAAGFGKTLNRLVRHGIGVHHAGMLPKYRRLVEQLAQAGLLKVICGTDTLGVGINVPIRTVLLTALSKYDGVRTRPLNSREFHQIAGRAGRAGYDTAGTVVVQAPEHVIENVKAMAKATAKFGDDQKKLRQVVKKKPPEGFVSWGEPTFKRLVESVPDPLTSSFSVTHSMLMNLMERPGDPFTAARRLLTENHETRSSQLRLMKKALGIYRELLAAEVVERIPVEEQGHDGRTVRLTVHLQANFALNQPLSPFALAALELLDPDSPSYALDVVSVIEATLEKPRQILSAQQKKARGEAIAAMKADGIEYDQRMAMLEEVTYPQPLAELLGEAFEVYRKAAPWVGDFELAPKSVVRDMYERAMNFGEFVQFYGLARSEGIVLRYLADCFKALRQTVPQDMLREDLEDLIAWLGELVRQVDSSLLDEWEELTSGAMPTPHDAPPPPPPSLTSNIRAFRVMVRNEMFRRVELFADENAAALGELDGGAGWDATRWEDILDDYFDEHNDIGTGPDARGPGLLMITEEPGLWKVRQIFDDPASNHDWGISAEVDLAASDETGTAVVRVTDVNRL; this is encoded by the coding sequence ATGAAACTCGTTGACCAGCTGCCTGTCCTGTCCGCCTCAGACCCCTCCGGCGCAGGCATCGACCCGGACGCCCTCTACACCCAATTCCTTGAGTGGACCGAAAGCCGGGGCCTGGAACTGTACGCTGCCCAGGACGAGGCCATCATGGAGCTCGCCACCGGGGCCAACGTCATCCTCGCCACCCCGACGGGCTCCGGCAAATCGCTGGTGGCCATCGCGGCGCACTTCCAGGCCATGGCGCGGGGCCAGCGCAGCTACTACACCGCCCCCATAAAAGCGCTGGTCTCGGAGAAGTTCTTTGCCCTGTGCGACATCTTTGGTGCAGAAAACGTCGGCATGATCACGGGTGACTCCGGCGTCAACCAGAACGCACCGATCATCTGCTGCACGGCAGAAATCCTCGCGAACATCGCCCTCCGCGAAGGGGCCGACGCCGAACTCGGTGCGGTCATCATGGACGAATTCCATTTCTACTCCGACCCCCAGCGTGGGTGGGCCTGGCAGGTCCCGCTGCTGGAGCTCCCCCAGGCCCAGTTCCTTCTGATGTCCGCCACCCTGGGTGATGTCAGCCGGTTCGAGGCCGGCATCACCGAACTTACGGGCCGCCCCACCACCACCGTCAGTTCAGCCGAGCGCCCCATTCCGCTGCATTACTACTACCACCAGACGCCCGTCCACGAGACACTCGAGGAACTCCTCTCCACGCGCCAGGTGCCCGCCTATGTGGTGCACTTCAGCCAGATCGAGGCCATTGACCGGGCCCAGACACTGATGAGCATCAACGTGTGCACCCGCGAGGAGAAGGACAGGATCGCGGAGCTGATCGCGAATTTCCGTTTCGCCGCAGGCTTCGGCAAGACGCTCAACCGCCTGGTCCGGCACGGTATCGGGGTCCATCACGCCGGCATGCTGCCGAAGTACCGCAGGCTCGTGGAGCAGCTCGCCCAGGCGGGCCTGCTCAAGGTGATCTGCGGTACGGACACACTGGGCGTGGGGATCAACGTGCCCATCCGCACCGTGTTGCTCACCGCACTGAGCAAGTACGACGGCGTCCGCACCCGCCCGCTTAACTCCCGGGAGTTCCACCAGATTGCCGGAAGGGCCGGCCGCGCCGGGTATGACACCGCGGGGACAGTGGTGGTCCAGGCACCCGAGCACGTCATCGAAAACGTGAAGGCGATGGCCAAGGCCACCGCCAAGTTTGGTGACGACCAGAAGAAGCTCCGCCAGGTGGTCAAAAAGAAGCCGCCGGAGGGCTTCGTCTCCTGGGGGGAACCCACCTTCAAGCGCCTCGTGGAATCCGTGCCCGATCCTCTGACGTCCAGCTTCAGCGTGACGCATTCGATGCTGATGAACCTGATGGAACGGCCCGGCGACCCGTTCACAGCGGCCCGCCGGCTGCTGACCGAAAACCACGAGACGCGGTCCTCACAGCTGCGGCTGATGAAAAAAGCCCTGGGGATCTATCGTGAGCTACTCGCCGCTGAGGTGGTGGAGCGCATCCCGGTAGAAGAGCAGGGCCATGACGGCAGGACAGTACGGCTCACCGTCCATCTGCAGGCCAATTTTGCCCTGAACCAGCCGCTCTCGCCGTTTGCGCTGGCGGCGCTGGAGCTCCTTGACCCGGATTCGCCGTCGTACGCCCTGGACGTGGTGTCCGTGATCGAGGCGACGCTCGAAAAGCCCCGCCAGATCCTCTCCGCGCAGCAGAAGAAGGCCCGCGGGGAAGCGATTGCGGCGATGAAGGCCGACGGCATCGAGTACGACCAGCGCATGGCCATGCTGGAGGAAGTCACCTATCCGCAGCCGCTCGCCGAACTCCTGGGCGAAGCCTTCGAGGTCTACCGCAAGGCAGCGCCCTGGGTGGGCGACTTTGAACTGGCGCCCAAGTCCGTGGTCCGCGACATGTACGAGCGGGCCATGAACTTCGGCGAATTTGTCCAGTTCTACGGGCTGGCCCGCTCCGAGGGCATTGTGCTGCGCTACCTCGCCGACTGCTTCAAGGCGCTGCGCCAGACCGTACCGCAGGACATGCTGCGGGAGGACCTTGAAGACCTCATCGCCTGGCTTGGCGAGCTGGTGCGGCAGGTGGACTCCAGCCTCCTGGACGAATGGGAGGAGCTGACGTCCGGCGCGATGCCCACGCCGCACGACGCTCCCCCTCCCCCGCCGCCGTCGCTGACGTCCAACATCCGTGCCTTCCGCGTGATGGTCCGCAACGAGATGTTCCGCCGCGTGGAACTGTTCGCGGACGAAAACGCCGCAGCCCTGGGCGAGCTCGACGGCGGCGCGGGCTGGGATGCCACCCGCTGGGAAGACATCCTGGACGACTACTTCGACGAACACAACGACATTGGTACCGGCCCGGATGCCCGCGGTCCCGGACTGCTCATGATCACCGAAGAGCCAGGGCTTTGGAAGGTCCGGCAGATTTTCGATGATCCGGCGAGCAACCATGACTGGGGCATCTCCGCGGAAGTGGACCTGGCGGCCTCGGATGAAACCGGTACGGCAGTGGTCCGTGTCACCGACGTCAACCGGCTCTAG
- the uvrA gene encoding excinuclease ABC subunit UvrA, which produces MPKAVAEETAVESVPVAVPQAPATPARPDLSRLVVKGAREHNLRNVDLDLPRDAMIVFTGLSGSGKSSLAFDTIFAEGQRRYVESLSAYARQFLGQVDKPDVDFIEGLSPAVSIDQKSTSKNPRSTVGTITEIYDYMRLLWARVGRPHCPVCGEVVARQTPQQIVDQLLELDEGTRFQVLAPVVRGRKGEFVDLFKELTAKGYSRARVDGELIQLSEPPKLGKQFKHTIEVVVDRLVVKEGISQRLTDSVETALGLAEGRVLAEFVDLEADAPGRLRAFSENLACPNEHPLAIDEIEPRSFSFNNPFGACSACSGIGTRLEVDEELIIPNPELSLSEGAIAPWSLGTATTEYWNRLLEGLSKELGFSMDTPWEKLGTDVRQTVLHGKDHKVVVQYKNRFGRERKYSTGFEGAIQYVHRKHGETDSEWARDRYEEYMRQIACPACNGARLNPASLSVLINGKSIADVAAMPMRVCADFLNNLVLTGREAQIAHQVLKEIQARLTFLLDVGLEYLNLERPSATLSGGEAQRIRLATQIGSGLVGVLYVLDEPSIGLHQRDNRRLIETLTRLRDMGNTLIVVEHDEDTIQVADWIVDIGPGAGEHGGQVVHSGSYQDLLANTNSLTGDYLSGRKKIDIPKKRRKYDKKRELKVVGARENNLVNVDAAFPLGLFTAVTGVSGSGKSTLVNEILYKVLANKLNGAKQVAGRHKSIMGLEHLDKVVHVDQSPIGRTPRSNPATYTGVFDNIRKLFAETTEAKVRGYLPGRFSFNVKGGRCEACAGDGTLKIEMNFLPDVYVPCEVCHGARYNRETLEVHYKGKTIADVLNMPIEEGAEFFAAFSPIARHLNTLVDVGLGYVRLGQPATTLSGGEAQRVKLAAELQKRSNGRSVYVLDEPTTGLHFEDIRKLLMVLQSLVDKGNTVITIEHNLDVIKSADWIVDLGPDGGSGGGQIVATGTPEQVSKSTKGHTASFLAEILG; this is translated from the coding sequence GTGCCCAAAGCCGTAGCTGAAGAAACAGCAGTCGAATCCGTCCCCGTCGCCGTTCCCCAGGCCCCAGCCACGCCTGCCCGGCCAGACCTCTCCCGCCTCGTGGTCAAGGGCGCGCGCGAGCATAACCTGCGCAACGTGGACCTGGATCTGCCCCGTGATGCCATGATCGTTTTCACCGGGCTGTCCGGTTCCGGGAAGTCGTCCCTGGCGTTCGACACAATCTTCGCCGAGGGCCAGCGGCGCTACGTTGAGTCCCTGTCGGCCTATGCCCGCCAGTTCCTCGGCCAGGTGGACAAGCCGGACGTCGATTTCATCGAGGGGCTCTCGCCGGCGGTATCGATTGACCAGAAGTCCACCAGCAAGAACCCCCGCTCCACGGTTGGCACCATCACCGAAATTTATGACTACATGCGATTGCTGTGGGCACGCGTGGGACGGCCGCATTGCCCGGTCTGTGGCGAGGTTGTGGCCCGGCAGACTCCGCAGCAGATCGTGGACCAGCTGCTTGAGCTTGACGAAGGCACGCGATTCCAGGTCCTGGCGCCGGTGGTGCGGGGGCGCAAGGGCGAGTTCGTGGACCTTTTCAAGGAGCTGACCGCCAAGGGCTATTCACGTGCCCGGGTGGACGGTGAGCTGATCCAGCTGAGCGAGCCGCCCAAACTCGGCAAGCAGTTCAAGCACACCATTGAGGTGGTGGTGGACCGCCTGGTGGTTAAGGAAGGCATCAGCCAGCGCCTCACGGACTCCGTTGAAACGGCGCTTGGCCTGGCCGAAGGCCGGGTGCTGGCCGAGTTCGTCGATCTGGAAGCAGACGCGCCGGGACGGCTGCGGGCATTTTCCGAGAACCTCGCCTGCCCCAACGAACATCCCCTGGCCATCGATGAAATCGAGCCGCGGTCCTTCTCCTTCAACAACCCATTCGGCGCCTGTTCCGCGTGCAGCGGCATCGGTACACGGCTCGAGGTTGACGAAGAACTGATCATTCCGAATCCTGAGCTGTCGTTGTCCGAGGGCGCCATCGCGCCATGGTCACTTGGCACCGCAACAACCGAGTATTGGAACCGCCTGCTCGAAGGGCTGTCCAAGGAGCTTGGCTTCTCCATGGACACACCCTGGGAGAAGCTGGGCACCGACGTCCGCCAGACCGTCCTGCACGGCAAAGACCACAAGGTGGTTGTGCAGTACAAGAACCGCTTCGGACGGGAACGTAAATACAGCACCGGCTTTGAAGGTGCCATCCAGTACGTCCACCGCAAGCACGGTGAGACGGACTCCGAGTGGGCGCGCGACCGCTACGAAGAGTACATGCGGCAGATCGCTTGCCCCGCGTGCAATGGCGCCCGGCTCAACCCCGCCTCGCTGTCCGTCCTGATTAACGGCAAGTCCATCGCCGATGTCGCGGCCATGCCCATGCGCGTGTGCGCGGACTTCCTGAACAACCTGGTCCTCACCGGCCGCGAGGCCCAGATCGCCCACCAGGTGCTCAAGGAAATACAGGCCCGGCTGACCTTCCTGCTCGACGTCGGGCTGGAATACCTGAATCTCGAGCGCCCCTCCGCCACCTTGTCCGGCGGCGAAGCGCAGCGAATCCGGCTCGCCACCCAGATCGGTTCCGGCCTCGTGGGCGTCCTTTACGTCCTGGACGAGCCCTCCATCGGCCTCCACCAGCGCGACAACCGCCGTCTTATTGAGACCCTGACCCGGCTCCGGGACATGGGCAACACGCTTATCGTTGTGGAGCACGATGAGGACACCATCCAGGTGGCGGACTGGATCGTGGACATCGGGCCCGGCGCAGGCGAGCACGGCGGCCAGGTGGTGCACTCGGGTTCGTACCAGGATCTCCTGGCCAACACCAACTCACTGACCGGCGATTACCTGTCCGGCCGCAAGAAGATCGACATCCCCAAGAAGCGGCGCAAATACGACAAAAAGCGTGAGCTGAAGGTCGTCGGGGCGCGTGAAAACAACCTGGTCAACGTTGATGCGGCCTTCCCCCTGGGCCTTTTCACCGCCGTGACCGGCGTCAGCGGCTCCGGCAAATCCACCCTGGTCAACGAGATCCTCTACAAGGTGCTGGCCAACAAGCTCAACGGCGCCAAACAGGTGGCCGGACGCCACAAGAGCATCATGGGCCTGGAGCACCTGGACAAGGTGGTGCACGTGGACCAGAGCCCTATCGGGCGGACCCCACGCTCCAACCCGGCCACGTACACCGGCGTCTTTGACAACATCCGCAAGCTCTTCGCCGAGACCACCGAGGCCAAGGTCCGTGGCTACCTGCCAGGCCGGTTCTCCTTCAACGTCAAGGGCGGGCGCTGCGAAGCCTGCGCAGGTGACGGCACGCTGAAGATCGAAATGAACTTCCTGCCGGACGTCTACGTGCCCTGCGAGGTGTGCCACGGCGCACGGTACAACCGCGAAACCCTCGAAGTCCACTACAAGGGCAAGACCATCGCGGATGTGCTCAACATGCCCATCGAAGAAGGTGCGGAGTTCTTCGCTGCCTTCTCCCCGATCGCCCGGCACCTGAACACGCTCGTGGACGTGGGCCTCGGCTACGTACGGCTGGGACAGCCGGCAACCACCCTCTCCGGCGGCGAGGCCCAGCGTGTCAAGCTCGCCGCGGAACTGCAGAAGCGCTCCAACGGACGCAGTGTGTATGTTCTCGACGAGCCCACCACGGGCCTGCACTTCGAGGACATCCGCAAGCTCCTGATGGTCCTTCAAAGTCTGGTGGACAAGGGCAACACGGTGATCACCATCGAACACAACCTGGACGTCATCAAGAGCGCCGACTGGATCGTGGATCTTGGCCCGGACGGCGGTTCGGGCGGGGGCCAGATCGTGGCCACCGGCACGCCCGAGCAGGTATCGAAATCCACCAAGGGCCACACGGCATCCTTCCTCGCGGAAATACTCGGCTAG